A single genomic interval of Aureliella helgolandensis harbors:
- a CDS encoding slipin family protein has translation MLKRIVIRSYEVGLKFREGEFKGLVDAGTHWIIDPLNKIRVRVVSKRDPWLADDQLDVIVKSGALAGKAEVLDLKDYQRALVWIDGRFARILGAGLYVYWTGVRDVRVEIVDSRDVRFEHKDLKSIVRAAEAARLLDICKVERDHVGVLFIDGRFVAQLEPGLYAYWKDAADSRVVELDMRESQIDVSGQEIMTLDKVTLRMNAIVTYAIKDARRAVSASSDVRQSLYREVQLALRAVIGGRELDSFLTGKDDVAQELEQQVREQASVLGLEVSSVGIKDVILPGDMRDLMNKVTEAKKAAEANLIARREETAAMRSQANTAKLLADNPTLMRLRELEVLEKIATAGKMNIVLGEKGLTDRVMNLL, from the coding sequence ATGTTAAAGAGAATTGTGATTCGCAGCTACGAAGTTGGCCTGAAGTTCCGCGAAGGCGAATTCAAGGGGCTGGTCGACGCTGGTACACACTGGATCATTGATCCTCTGAACAAGATTCGCGTTCGCGTAGTCTCAAAGCGAGATCCATGGCTGGCTGACGATCAACTGGACGTTATCGTCAAGTCCGGCGCATTGGCCGGTAAGGCTGAAGTGCTGGATTTGAAGGACTACCAGCGAGCGCTCGTGTGGATCGATGGACGATTCGCTCGAATTCTCGGCGCCGGACTGTACGTGTACTGGACTGGTGTTCGTGATGTGCGAGTGGAAATTGTCGATTCGCGAGACGTACGATTCGAGCACAAAGATTTGAAGTCGATCGTGCGTGCCGCGGAAGCTGCTCGATTGCTGGACATCTGCAAGGTCGAACGAGATCACGTGGGTGTGCTGTTCATCGACGGTCGCTTCGTAGCTCAGCTCGAACCGGGTCTGTACGCATACTGGAAGGATGCAGCCGACTCGCGCGTTGTTGAGCTCGATATGCGAGAGTCACAAATTGACGTCAGTGGTCAGGAGATCATGACGCTTGACAAGGTGACGCTCCGCATGAACGCGATCGTAACCTACGCGATCAAGGACGCTCGTCGCGCCGTGAGCGCTTCGAGCGATGTTCGACAGTCGTTGTACCGCGAGGTGCAGTTGGCGCTGCGAGCGGTGATCGGCGGACGTGAACTCGATAGCTTTTTGACCGGCAAGGACGATGTGGCTCAGGAGCTTGAGCAGCAAGTGCGCGAGCAGGCGAGTGTGTTGGGTCTGGAAGTCAGCTCAGTAGGTATCAAGGACGTGATTCTGCCAGGCGACATGAGGGACCTGATGAACAAGGTAACGGAAGCCAAGAAGGCGGCCGAAGCCAACTTGATCGCACGCCGCGAGGAAACCGCTGCCATGCGTAGCCAGGCCAACACCGCCAAGCTGTTGGCCGACAACCCAACGCTGATGCGACTCCGAGAACTGGAAGTTCTCGAGAAGATCGCAACGGCGGGCAAGATGAATATCGTACTCGGCGAAAAGGGATTGACCGATCGCGTTATGAACTTGCTGTAA
- a CDS encoding HNH endonuclease codes for MNTANLDRQTNFMGLSPTLQLPTLVLNRNWQPINVATVARALILLWNDSAKVVDPVDYQLFDWSDWSQLVPDRDQPFIQSVRQKFRVPEVIALTKFDQLPTQSVTFSRRNVFKRDKLTCQYCSKQPGGEELTIDHVVPRAQGGQSSWTNCVLACVDCNSRKADRTPAEARMKLRKQPVRPNWKPIYAQRMNRIQSWNKFISEAYWNVELET; via the coding sequence GTGAACACTGCAAATCTGGATCGACAGACGAACTTCATGGGCTTGAGCCCGACGCTCCAGCTTCCGACGCTGGTACTAAACCGCAACTGGCAGCCGATCAATGTGGCCACGGTCGCTCGTGCGCTGATCCTGCTGTGGAACGACTCCGCCAAGGTAGTCGATCCGGTGGACTACCAGTTATTTGACTGGAGCGATTGGAGCCAGTTGGTGCCAGATCGCGACCAACCGTTCATTCAGTCAGTGCGTCAGAAGTTTCGCGTGCCTGAAGTGATCGCCCTTACTAAGTTCGACCAATTGCCGACGCAGTCGGTAACGTTCAGCCGTCGCAACGTGTTCAAGCGCGACAAGCTGACCTGCCAGTACTGTAGCAAGCAGCCTGGTGGCGAAGAGCTGACGATCGACCACGTTGTTCCTCGTGCTCAAGGTGGCCAGTCAAGCTGGACCAACTGCGTTCTAGCTTGCGTTGATTGCAATTCTCGCAAGGCAGATCGCACGCCGGCCGAAGCTCGCATGAAGCTTCGCAAGCAACCGGTCCGTCCGAATTGGAAGCCGATCTATGCCCAGCGCATGAATCGCATCCAGAGCTGGAACAAGTTTATCAGCGAAGCGTACTGGAACGTTGAATTGGAAACATAG
- a CDS encoding SEC-C metal-binding domain-containing protein, whose translation MSKRRRGYPSETNVKRGVQIVHGDKLLEEKLGRNDPCPCGSRQRFKNCCLRSGRF comes from the coding sequence ATGAGTAAACGCCGACGCGGCTACCCTTCGGAGACGAACGTCAAACGCGGCGTGCAGATTGTCCACGGCGACAAGCTACTCGAGGAAAAACTAGGCCGCAACGATCCATGCCCGTGTGGCAGCAGACAACGCTTCAAGAACTGCTGTCTGCGATCGGGCCGTTTTTGA
- a CDS encoding class I SAM-dependent methyltransferase gives MTYRLSQSEFRAKHLSSYDAAAVEQYEAWTQQIGEVDELACLADIAQVFALETGMSVLDAGAGTGAMCRMLIRIGGLELTALEPSTLMLQKLGSKPELSSVRICQGFCDSPDEMSLFPPASFDVIISRQLANGLYDPLSAMVNWRYWLKPQGTVLLIDGFYSRSAWSSLATDFADCLPLAAIQSLATVPYLLEIAGFTVTHAGMMQATNALPSTRTEKYLVVAKLD, from the coding sequence ATGACCTACCGTTTATCTCAATCTGAATTCCGAGCCAAGCATCTTTCCAGCTACGATGCTGCGGCCGTCGAGCAATATGAAGCCTGGACGCAGCAAATTGGCGAAGTTGATGAACTTGCCTGTCTAGCCGACATTGCCCAAGTGTTTGCACTGGAGACCGGTATGTCGGTGCTGGACGCGGGCGCAGGAACCGGAGCAATGTGCCGCATGCTCATTCGAATTGGCGGTCTCGAACTGACGGCGCTTGAACCTTCGACTTTGATGCTACAGAAATTGGGTAGCAAGCCAGAGTTGAGTTCGGTGCGCATCTGCCAAGGATTCTGCGACTCGCCGGACGAAATGTCGCTTTTTCCGCCGGCCTCCTTTGACGTGATTATCTCGCGGCAATTAGCGAATGGGCTCTACGACCCGCTTTCGGCCATGGTGAATTGGCGATATTGGTTGAAGCCCCAGGGAACCGTGCTACTCATCGATGGATTTTACAGTCGGAGTGCTTGGTCCAGCCTTGCCACTGACTTCGCTGACTGTTTGCCACTGGCTGCCATCCAATCGCTGGCAACAGTGCCCTACTTGCTAGAGATCGCCGGGTTCACGGTAACACACGCAGGGATGATGCAAGCAACAAATGCATTACCGAGCACGCGTACCGAAAAATATTTGGTTGTGGCAAAATTAGACTGA